One Saccharopolyspora erythraea NRRL 2338 genomic region harbors:
- a CDS encoding TetR/AcrR family transcriptional regulator: protein MSPKRSSGTRGPSGSRRRAELLAIAADLFARRGFQATTVRDIADAAGILSGSLYHHFDSKETMVDEILRDFLDSQRRAQERVLADSGDARDRIAGLVRQSFRTVHRHRAAVVILQNESNHLATSDRFAYLRAAAGDFERTWTRVLQEGQRAGVLRADLNVKLAYRFIRDAVWTSVHWYNPRGRLTLTAVAEQYVTILCDGIAVAETKR from the coding sequence ATGAGCCCCAAGCGCTCGTCCGGCACGCGCGGGCCGAGCGGCTCCCGGCGCCGCGCCGAGCTGCTGGCCATCGCCGCGGACCTGTTCGCCCGCCGGGGGTTCCAGGCCACCACGGTCCGCGACATCGCCGACGCGGCGGGCATCCTGTCCGGCAGCCTGTACCACCACTTCGACTCCAAGGAGACGATGGTCGACGAGATCCTGCGGGACTTCCTGGACTCCCAGCGTCGCGCCCAGGAGAGGGTGCTCGCCGACTCCGGCGACGCCCGCGACCGCATCGCCGGGCTGGTCCGGCAGTCCTTCCGCACCGTGCACCGGCACCGGGCGGCCGTGGTGATCCTGCAGAACGAGTCGAACCACCTGGCCACCTCCGACCGCTTCGCCTACCTGCGGGCGGCGGCGGGCGACTTCGAGCGGACCTGGACGCGGGTGCTGCAGGAAGGACAGCGCGCCGGGGTGCTGCGTGCGGACCTCAACGTCAAGCTCGCCTACCGCTTCATCCGCGACGCGGTCTGGACGTCGGTGCACTGGTACAACCCGCGAGGGCGGTTGACCTTGACCGCCGTCGCCGAGCAGTACGTCACCATCCTGTGCGACGGGATCGCGGTCGCCGAGACGAAGCGGTGA
- a CDS encoding long-chain-fatty-acid--CoA ligase, whose protein sequence is MTDTAHHATGILTGRGMTMSDQLSRHARKIPDSGALTFESGTRTYRELDDRVSRLVGALRSRGVRPGDRIAVMCLNGIEAVETYLASVRLGAICVPVNFRLVADEVAYLLGDCEPAAVVADAGLTPTVDAALAAAPSAHTCLLVGGHGDRDYERAVRESTPDIPETTADIQDPAFIMYTSGTTGRPKGAVLTHSNLLMHAFSSITHLGVAADDRVGLSGAPLFHIAGLGAVSTNLLLGGRSVLVRSGRFDPAEMVDLLARERVSNCFFVPAQWQAICALPDLADRDLSALRRISWGAAPASSTLLRTMIDTFPQAEVVTMFGQTECSPITTVLRGEDSVRKIGSVGTPMLNVEVRVVDDDMNDVARGEVGEIVYRSPMVMREYWGKPAETAEAFRGGWFHSGDLVREDEDGYFYVVDRKKDMIISGGENIYCAEVENALAAHPGIAEVALIGVPDPRWGEAPLAVIVPRDAANPPTADEVEAWCRRRLAGYKCPRRISVVAELPRNPSGKVLKTRLRAETGT, encoded by the coding sequence ATGACCGACACCGCGCACCACGCCACCGGCATCCTGACCGGCCGCGGCATGACGATGAGCGACCAGCTGTCACGGCACGCGCGCAAGATCCCCGACTCCGGCGCCCTGACGTTCGAGTCCGGCACGCGCACCTACCGCGAGCTCGACGACCGCGTCTCCCGGCTGGTGGGCGCGCTTCGCTCCCGCGGCGTGCGCCCGGGTGACCGGATCGCGGTGATGTGCCTGAACGGCATCGAGGCCGTGGAGACCTACCTCGCCTCGGTGCGCCTGGGCGCGATCTGCGTGCCGGTCAACTTCCGGCTGGTCGCCGACGAGGTGGCCTACCTGCTCGGCGACTGCGAGCCCGCGGCGGTCGTCGCGGACGCGGGCTTGACTCCCACTGTCGACGCCGCGCTCGCAGCCGCGCCGTCGGCGCACACCTGCCTGTTGGTGGGCGGCCACGGCGACCGGGACTACGAGCGCGCGGTGCGGGAGTCCACTCCGGACATACCGGAGACCACTGCGGACATCCAGGACCCGGCTTTCATCATGTACACCTCGGGGACGACCGGCCGCCCGAAGGGCGCCGTGCTCACCCACTCCAACCTGCTGATGCACGCCTTCAGCAGCATCACCCACCTCGGCGTCGCCGCCGACGACCGGGTCGGTCTCAGCGGTGCCCCGCTGTTCCACATCGCCGGACTGGGCGCCGTCTCGACGAACCTGCTCCTCGGCGGCCGCTCCGTCCTGGTGCGCTCCGGCCGGTTCGACCCGGCCGAGATGGTCGACCTGCTGGCGCGGGAACGGGTGTCCAACTGCTTCTTCGTGCCCGCGCAGTGGCAGGCGATCTGCGCGCTGCCGGACCTCGCCGACCGGGACCTCTCGGCTCTGCGGCGCATCTCGTGGGGCGCGGCACCGGCGTCGAGCACCCTGCTGCGGACGATGATCGACACCTTCCCGCAGGCCGAGGTCGTCACCATGTTCGGCCAGACCGAGTGCAGCCCGATCACCACCGTCCTGCGCGGTGAGGACTCCGTGCGCAAGATCGGCTCGGTGGGCACCCCGATGCTCAACGTCGAGGTGCGCGTGGTCGACGACGACATGAACGACGTCGCGCGCGGCGAGGTCGGCGAGATCGTCTACCGCAGCCCGATGGTCATGCGCGAGTACTGGGGAAAGCCCGCGGAGACCGCCGAGGCGTTCCGCGGCGGCTGGTTCCACTCCGGCGACCTGGTGCGCGAGGACGAGGACGGCTACTTCTACGTCGTCGACCGCAAGAAGGACATGATCATCTCCGGCGGGGAGAACATCTACTGCGCCGAGGTGGAGAACGCGCTGGCCGCGCACCCCGGGATCGCCGAGGTCGCGCTGATCGGCGTCCCGGACCCGCGCTGGGGCGAGGCGCCGCTGGCGGTGATCGTGCCCCGGGATGCCGCCAACCCGCCCACCGCGGACGAGGTGGAGGCGTGGTGCCGCCGGCGGCTCGCCGGGTACAAGTGCCCGCGCCGGATCTCGGTCGTGGCCGAGCTGCCCCGCAATCCCAGCGGCAAGGTGCTCAAGACCCGGCTGCGCGCCGAAACGGGAACCTGA
- a CDS encoding 3-hydroxyacyl-CoA dehydrogenase, whose protein sequence is MDISGSVALVTGGASGLGLATARRLVAAGARVVLLDLPDSAGERVAADLGAGARFVAADVTDEKQVGAALDAADTAGTLRIVVNCAGTGNAMRVVSRGKGPFPLEAFSRIIDVNLVGTFNVLRLGAERMLRHEPVGQERGVVINTASVAAFDGQIGQAAYSASKAGVVGMTLPVARDLAEHAIRVVTIAPGLFDTPLLAGASEEVKASLGAQVPHPARLGDPDEFGALAEHIVSNPMLNGEVIRLDGAIRMAPR, encoded by the coding sequence ATGGACATCTCGGGCAGCGTCGCCCTGGTCACCGGTGGCGCGTCAGGGCTCGGACTCGCGACCGCGCGGCGGCTGGTGGCCGCCGGAGCACGGGTCGTGCTGCTGGATTTGCCGGACTCGGCGGGGGAGCGCGTGGCCGCCGACCTCGGTGCGGGGGCGCGCTTCGTCGCCGCTGACGTCACCGACGAGAAGCAGGTGGGCGCCGCGCTGGACGCGGCCGACACGGCCGGGACGCTGCGGATCGTGGTCAACTGCGCGGGAACCGGCAATGCCATGCGGGTGGTGAGCCGCGGGAAGGGCCCCTTCCCGCTGGAGGCGTTCAGCCGGATCATCGACGTCAACCTGGTCGGCACCTTCAACGTGCTGAGGCTCGGAGCCGAGCGGATGCTGCGCCACGAACCGGTGGGCCAGGAGCGCGGGGTCGTCATCAACACCGCGTCGGTCGCGGCCTTCGACGGGCAGATCGGGCAGGCGGCGTACTCGGCGTCCAAGGCCGGCGTGGTGGGCATGACGCTGCCCGTCGCCCGCGACCTGGCCGAGCACGCCATCCGCGTCGTGACCATCGCGCCCGGGCTGTTCGACACACCGCTGCTGGCCGGTGCCTCCGAGGAGGTGAAGGCGTCGCTGGGCGCGCAGGTGCCCCACCCGGCACGGCTCGGGGATCCGGACGAGTTCGGCGCGCTGGCCGAGCACATCGTGTCGAACCCGATGCTCAACGGCGAGGTGATCCGCCTCGACGGCGCGATCCGCATGGCGCCCCGGTAG
- a CDS encoding TetR/AcrR family transcriptional regulator, translating into MVRARTAARPRQAARTQQVASPQPAARTRQERTADSRALILDAAVECLVEHGCAGASTVVVQARAGVSRGRLLHHFPSREELLVAAAQHLAANRLVRTEERVTSLLDGVPEGPERMDRCIELLWETFQEPPFWAAMELWTAARTNPALAAALRPQERRLRGAIRSVADRIWGPVVCSHPLYPQLREVLFTSMRGAALAYAFEDRPAATDPHLESWKTIARNLLFGG; encoded by the coding sequence GTGGTTCGAGCCCGGACAGCCGCCCGCCCCCGGCAGGCCGCACGAACTCAGCAGGTCGCAAGCCCTCAGCCGGCCGCCCGCACCCGGCAGGAGCGCACCGCCGACAGCCGTGCGCTGATCCTCGACGCCGCCGTGGAATGCCTTGTCGAGCACGGCTGCGCCGGTGCGTCCACAGTGGTCGTCCAGGCCAGGGCAGGCGTGTCGCGGGGCAGGCTGCTGCACCACTTCCCGTCGCGGGAGGAACTGCTCGTCGCCGCCGCGCAGCACCTGGCCGCCAACCGCCTGGTGCGCACCGAGGAGCGCGTGACGAGCCTGCTCGACGGGGTGCCCGAGGGGCCGGAGCGGATGGACCGCTGCATCGAGCTGCTGTGGGAGACCTTCCAGGAACCGCCGTTCTGGGCCGCCATGGAACTGTGGACCGCGGCCAGGACCAATCCCGCGCTGGCCGCCGCGCTCCGGCCGCAGGAGCGCAGGCTGCGCGGCGCGATCCGCTCGGTGGCCGACCGGATCTGGGGTCCGGTGGTGTGCTCGCACCCGCTCTACCCGCAGTTGCGGGAAGTCCTGTTCACCAGCATGCGCGGGGCCGCGCTGGCCTACGCCTTCGAGGACCGCCCGGCGGCGACCGATCCGCACCTGGAGTCGTGGAAGACGATCGCCCGCAACCTGCTGTTCGGCGGCTGA
- a CDS encoding acyl-CoA synthetase — MYPGAHPADRTALVMAGSGRSTTYGELEERSTRLAHFLRESGLRRGDTVALLTDNSIHAYEVYWAAVRSGLYLTAVNRHLAAAEVAYIVSDSKAKALVVSAELDEPAEWLDALPDVGTRLAYGGAVDGFGDYESALAASSPVPPARQPRGADMLYSSGTTGRPKGIRAPLRDVDVSEGDNHLTPLTRSLYGFGPDTVYLSPAPFYHAAPLRFGASVHAVGGTLVMMEHFDPENALRAIERHRVTHSQWVPTMFVRMLKLPESARRHDLSSHRVAIHAAAPCPVDVKRAMIDWWGPILHEYYAATEGIGMTVIDSGTWLDKPGSVGRAVLGVVHVCADDGAELPPGEVGTVYFERDERPFEYHGDPDETRSAQHPLHPNWTTTGDLGYLDEDGFLHLTDRKAFMIISGGVNIYPQEPENVLALHPSIADVAVIGVPDEEMGEAVRAVVQPAPGAEPGPELERELIEHVRSRLAHYKAPRAVDFVDSLPRTPTGKLVKGELMRRYR; from the coding sequence ATGTATCCAGGTGCACATCCGGCCGACCGCACGGCCCTGGTCATGGCCGGTTCCGGCCGCAGCACGACCTACGGCGAACTCGAGGAACGCTCCACCCGGCTGGCGCACTTCCTGCGCGAGTCCGGGCTGCGCCGCGGTGACACCGTGGCGCTGCTGACCGACAACTCCATCCACGCCTACGAGGTCTACTGGGCCGCGGTGCGGTCCGGGCTCTACCTCACCGCGGTCAACCGGCACCTCGCCGCCGCGGAGGTCGCCTACATCGTCTCCGACTCGAAGGCGAAAGCGCTGGTCGTCTCCGCGGAGCTGGACGAGCCGGCCGAGTGGCTGGATGCGCTGCCGGATGTCGGCACGCGGTTGGCCTACGGCGGTGCGGTCGACGGCTTCGGCGACTACGAGTCGGCGCTGGCCGCGTCATCGCCGGTGCCTCCGGCGCGGCAGCCGCGCGGCGCGGACATGCTCTACTCGTCGGGGACCACGGGGCGTCCCAAGGGGATCAGGGCTCCGCTGCGCGATGTCGACGTCAGCGAGGGCGACAACCACCTCACGCCGTTGACGCGGTCGCTGTACGGGTTCGGCCCCGACACCGTGTACCTCTCGCCTGCGCCGTTCTACCACGCCGCGCCGCTGCGGTTCGGGGCGTCGGTCCACGCGGTCGGCGGCACGCTGGTGATGATGGAGCACTTCGACCCCGAGAACGCGCTGCGGGCGATCGAACGCCACCGCGTCACCCACAGCCAGTGGGTGCCGACGATGTTCGTGCGGATGCTCAAGCTTCCCGAGAGCGCCAGGCGCCACGACCTGTCCAGCCACCGCGTCGCCATCCACGCCGCCGCACCGTGCCCGGTGGACGTCAAGAGGGCGATGATCGACTGGTGGGGCCCGATCCTGCACGAGTACTACGCCGCCACCGAGGGGATCGGCATGACCGTCATCGACTCCGGGACCTGGCTGGACAAACCGGGTTCGGTCGGGCGGGCGGTGCTCGGCGTCGTGCACGTCTGCGCCGACGACGGCGCCGAACTGCCGCCGGGGGAGGTGGGCACCGTCTACTTCGAACGCGACGAGCGGCCGTTCGAGTACCACGGCGACCCGGACGAGACCCGGTCTGCGCAGCATCCGCTGCACCCGAACTGGACCACCACCGGCGACCTCGGCTACCTCGACGAGGACGGCTTCCTGCACCTGACCGACCGGAAGGCGTTCATGATCATTTCCGGCGGCGTCAACATCTACCCGCAGGAGCCCGAGAACGTCCTCGCCCTCCACCCGTCCATAGCCGACGTCGCGGTGATCGGAGTACCGGACGAGGAGATGGGGGAGGCGGTGCGGGCCGTGGTCCAGCCGGCCCCGGGCGCCGAGCCGGGGCCGGAGCTGGAACGCGAGCTGATCGAGCACGTGCGGTCCCGGCTCGCCCACTACAAGGCGCCCCGTGCCGTCGACTTCGTCGACAGCCTGCCCCGGACGCCCACGGGCAAGCTGGTCAAGGGCGAGCTGATGCGGCGCTACCGCTGA
- a CDS encoding histidine phosphatase family protein produces the protein MTEYRQPRYRPPEGSTEFLLIRHGESARAVPGRPFALLDGQSDPDLAPEGREHARRVADRLKHERFDALYVTTLRRTAQTAAPLAERLGMTPLVEAELREVNLGEWEGGLFRKHVAERHPLSLRMHTEERWDVIPGAEEAQGFRERVLDAVERLAAAHPGQRLAVFTHGGVIAQVLALAAGSRPFAFLGADNGSISQVVVDGERWTVRRYNDTAHLSPRLDPGAAPLT, from the coding sequence ATGACCGAATACCGCCAGCCCCGGTACCGGCCGCCGGAAGGCTCCACCGAGTTCCTGCTGATCCGACACGGGGAGTCGGCCCGGGCGGTCCCCGGCAGGCCGTTCGCCCTGCTGGACGGGCAGTCCGACCCCGACCTCGCGCCCGAGGGCCGCGAGCACGCCCGGCGGGTCGCCGACCGGCTGAAGCACGAGCGGTTCGACGCCCTGTACGTCACGACGCTGCGGCGCACCGCCCAGACCGCGGCTCCGCTGGCCGAACGCCTCGGCATGACCCCTCTGGTGGAGGCCGAGCTGCGGGAGGTCAACCTCGGCGAGTGGGAGGGCGGCCTGTTCCGCAAGCACGTGGCCGAGCGGCATCCGCTCAGCCTGCGCATGCACACCGAGGAGCGCTGGGACGTCATCCCCGGAGCCGAGGAGGCGCAGGGCTTCCGGGAACGGGTCCTCGATGCGGTCGAGCGCCTCGCGGCGGCCCACCCCGGCCAGCGGCTGGCCGTGTTCACCCACGGCGGCGTGATCGCGCAGGTGCTGGCGCTGGCGGCCGGATCGCGCCCGTTCGCCTTCCTCGGCGCCGACAACGGCTCGATCTCGCAGGTCGTGGTCGACGGCGAGCGGTGGACGGTGCGGCGCTACAACGACACCGCGCACCTTTCGCCTCGGCTGGACCCAGGCGCCGCGCCGCTGACGTGA
- a CDS encoding SMP-30/gluconolactonase/LRE family protein has protein sequence MREISSGLRFPEGPVALGDGSVLVVEIERGTLSRVAADGSVSVVADCGGGPNGAAIGPDGAVYVCNNGGFDWHRGGGRLAPGDQPDGYVGGRVQRVTFDGAVTDVCTSVGGHPLRGPNDLVFDTEGGFYFTDHGKRRERDSDRGGLYYATVDGSRVEEIAYPLHDPNGVGLSPDGGRVYVAETMTGRVWYWEIEAPGRLRRAPGPGPAGATLLHGFGGYQLLDSLAVDSEGNVCVATLITGAISVLSPDGTLEDVVRTPEPDYFVTNICFGGPDLRTAYITSSGLGKLYAAQWARPGLPLNFGT, from the coding sequence GTGCGGGAGATCAGCAGCGGGCTGCGCTTCCCGGAAGGCCCGGTCGCCCTGGGTGACGGCTCGGTGCTGGTGGTCGAGATCGAGCGGGGAACCCTGTCGCGGGTGGCCGCCGACGGATCGGTCTCGGTGGTGGCCGACTGCGGTGGCGGCCCCAACGGCGCGGCCATCGGCCCCGACGGCGCGGTCTACGTCTGCAACAACGGCGGGTTCGACTGGCACCGCGGCGGCGGACGGCTCGCGCCGGGCGACCAGCCCGACGGCTACGTCGGCGGACGCGTCCAGCGCGTCACCTTCGACGGCGCGGTGACCGACGTGTGCACGTCGGTGGGAGGCCACCCGCTGCGGGGCCCGAACGACCTCGTCTTCGACACCGAGGGCGGTTTCTACTTCACCGACCACGGCAAGCGGCGGGAACGCGACTCCGACCGCGGCGGGCTGTACTACGCCACAGTGGACGGTTCGCGCGTCGAGGAGATCGCCTACCCGCTGCACGATCCCAACGGCGTCGGCCTGTCCCCGGACGGCGGGCGGGTGTACGTGGCCGAGACGATGACCGGACGGGTCTGGTACTGGGAGATCGAGGCACCCGGCAGGCTGCGGCGGGCGCCGGGGCCGGGGCCCGCGGGTGCGACGCTGCTGCACGGGTTCGGCGGCTACCAGCTCCTGGACTCGCTCGCGGTGGACTCCGAGGGCAACGTCTGCGTGGCGACGCTGATCACCGGTGCCATCAGCGTGCTGAGCCCGGACGGGACGCTCGAGGACGTCGTGCGGACTCCGGAACCCGACTACTTCGTCACCAACATCTGCTTCGGCGGGCCGGATCTGCGCACCGCCTACATCACCTCCTCCGGACTCGGCAAGCTCTACGCCGCGCAGTGGGCGCGGCCGGGCCTGCCGCTGAACTTCGGCACCTGA
- a CDS encoding enoyl-CoA hydratase-related protein produces the protein MTTYEQINYEVADGIATITLNRPERLNAFTAVMRAELVDAFDAVDADDDVRVAVVTGAGRAFCAGADLGGGADTFNAGSEHRRAAHEDLGEVDGAPRDGGGTVSLRIAASRKPVIAAINGASVGVGATMTLPMDIRLASESARFGFVFARRGIVAEAASTWFLPRVVGISQAMEWAATGRVFGAEEALRGRLVSRVVPDGELLATAREIASEIADNTSAVSVAVTRRLLWGMLGASNPWEAHRLDSRAMHELGAGADAAEGVTAFLEKREARFPMRVSRDYPGFIPEWPQRPGGM, from the coding sequence ATGACGACCTACGAGCAGATCAACTACGAGGTGGCCGACGGCATCGCCACCATCACGCTGAACCGGCCGGAACGGCTCAACGCCTTCACCGCCGTGATGCGCGCCGAGCTCGTCGACGCGTTCGACGCCGTCGACGCCGACGACGACGTGCGGGTGGCGGTGGTGACCGGTGCGGGCCGGGCGTTCTGCGCCGGTGCCGACCTCGGCGGCGGCGCCGACACCTTCAACGCGGGCAGCGAGCACCGGCGCGCGGCCCACGAAGACCTCGGGGAGGTAGACGGCGCGCCACGAGACGGCGGCGGAACGGTGTCGCTGCGGATCGCGGCGTCGCGCAAGCCGGTGATCGCGGCGATCAACGGCGCGTCGGTCGGGGTCGGGGCGACCATGACGCTGCCGATGGACATCCGGCTGGCCTCGGAGTCGGCGCGGTTCGGTTTCGTCTTCGCGCGCAGGGGGATCGTCGCCGAGGCGGCCTCGACGTGGTTCCTGCCCCGCGTGGTCGGGATCTCGCAGGCGATGGAGTGGGCGGCCACCGGCCGGGTCTTCGGTGCGGAGGAAGCGCTGCGCGGCAGGCTGGTCTCCCGCGTCGTGCCCGACGGCGAACTGCTGGCCACGGCACGGGAAATAGCAAGCGAGATCGCGGACAACACCTCCGCGGTCTCGGTCGCGGTGACCCGCAGGCTGCTGTGGGGCATGCTCGGCGCCTCGAACCCCTGGGAGGCCCACCGGCTCGACTCCAGGGCGATGCACGAACTCGGTGCCGGGGCCGACGCGGCGGAAGGTGTCACCGCGTTCCTCGAGAAGCGCGAGGCCCGCTTCCCGATGCGCGTCAGCCGGGACTACCCCGGCTTCATCCCGGAGTGGCCGCAGCGCCCCGGCGGCATGTGA
- a CDS encoding TetR/AcrR family transcriptional regulator codes for MATTSTPAGARGGARPPARERLLDAAGELFYRDGIRAVGIDAVIERAGVAKMSLYKHFRSKDDLVVAYLQRREQRWREHFQSRMRAAGTTPRERVLAVFDVLANWTESENPRGCAFINAYVELADAGHPGNAVARADKEWLRAYLTELVAETRAPDPETLSAQLFLLLEGALVTTAMGTVDGAMSSARAAAERLLPD; via the coding sequence GTGGCCACGACCAGCACACCCGCCGGGGCGCGGGGCGGAGCGCGGCCGCCCGCGCGCGAACGGCTGCTCGACGCCGCGGGCGAGCTCTTCTACCGGGACGGCATCCGCGCGGTGGGCATCGACGCGGTCATCGAGCGCGCCGGCGTGGCGAAGATGAGCCTGTACAAGCACTTCCGCTCCAAGGACGACCTGGTCGTCGCCTACCTGCAGCGCCGCGAGCAGCGCTGGCGGGAGCACTTCCAGTCGCGGATGCGCGCGGCCGGCACCACGCCCCGGGAACGCGTGCTGGCGGTGTTCGACGTGCTGGCCAACTGGACGGAGAGCGAGAACCCGCGCGGCTGCGCGTTCATCAACGCCTACGTCGAGCTGGCCGACGCCGGCCATCCCGGCAACGCGGTGGCCAGGGCCGACAAGGAGTGGCTGCGCGCCTACCTGACCGAGCTCGTCGCCGAAACCAGGGCGCCGGACCCGGAAACGCTGTCCGCACAGCTGTTCCTGTTGTTGGAAGGCGCGCTGGTGACCACGGCCATGGGTACCGTCGACGGTGCGATGAGCAGTGCGCGGGCCGCGGCGGAACGCCTGCTCCCCGACTGA
- a CDS encoding alpha/beta fold hydrolase, whose protein sequence is MQATSYRRPGLVARDHVFRVPLDHGDPGAGEIEVFGREVVAPGKQDQELPWLLFLQGGPGGKAERPLSTSAWLGRALQDYRVLLLDQRGTGRSTPAGRITLAGMAPKQQAEHLSLFRADSIVRDAEVVREQLTGGAPWSVLGQSFGGFCALTYLSHAPHGLRQVLITGGIPTLTGHADDVYRAAYPRVLAKNDAYYDRYPADADIARRVVEHLASNEVPLPAGDRLTPERFQTLGIQFGQAARFDALHYLLEEAFVAGPAGPELSDTFLRGVDAVVSFAERPLYAVLHEAIYCQHTASEWSAHRVRAEFAEFDLAGASRVNFTGEMIYPWFFEQDPALVPLKDAAELLAAKDDWPALYDLDRLAANDVPVAAAVYHDDMFVDRDHALESAERVRGARVWVTNEYEHDGLKAGSAVLDRLLAMNRGEA, encoded by the coding sequence ATGCAAGCCACCAGCTACCGCAGGCCCGGCCTGGTCGCCCGCGACCACGTCTTCCGCGTGCCGCTCGACCACGGCGACCCGGGCGCGGGGGAGATCGAGGTCTTCGGGAGGGAGGTGGTGGCACCGGGCAAGCAGGACCAGGAGTTGCCATGGCTGCTGTTCCTGCAGGGCGGCCCGGGCGGCAAGGCCGAGCGCCCCCTGAGCACCAGCGCATGGCTCGGCCGCGCGCTCCAGGACTACCGGGTGCTGCTGCTGGACCAGCGGGGGACCGGGCGCAGCACGCCCGCCGGCCGGATCACCCTGGCGGGGATGGCGCCCAAACAGCAGGCCGAGCACCTGAGCCTGTTCCGCGCCGACTCGATCGTGCGCGACGCCGAGGTGGTGCGCGAGCAGCTCACCGGCGGCGCGCCGTGGAGCGTGCTGGGGCAGAGCTTCGGCGGCTTCTGCGCGCTGACCTACCTCTCCCACGCGCCGCACGGGCTCCGGCAGGTCCTCATCACCGGCGGCATCCCGACGCTGACCGGGCACGCCGACGACGTCTACCGCGCCGCGTACCCGCGCGTGCTGGCGAAGAACGACGCCTACTACGACCGGTATCCGGCCGACGCGGACATCGCGCGGCGCGTGGTGGAACACCTGGCGTCCAACGAGGTGCCGTTGCCCGCCGGCGACCGCCTGACGCCCGAGCGCTTCCAGACGCTGGGCATCCAGTTCGGCCAGGCCGCCCGCTTCGACGCCCTGCACTACCTGCTGGAGGAGGCGTTCGTCGCGGGTCCCGCGGGCCCGGAGCTGTCGGACACCTTCCTGCGCGGTGTCGACGCCGTGGTCTCCTTCGCCGAGCGGCCCCTGTACGCGGTGCTGCACGAGGCGATCTACTGCCAGCACACCGCTTCGGAGTGGTCGGCGCACCGGGTGCGGGCGGAGTTCGCCGAGTTCGACCTGGCCGGCGCCTCGCGGGTCAACTTCACCGGCGAGATGATCTACCCGTGGTTCTTCGAGCAGGACCCCGCGCTGGTGCCGCTCAAGGACGCCGCCGAACTGCTGGCGGCCAAGGACGACTGGCCCGCTCTCTACGACCTCGACCGGCTCGCGGCGAACGACGTACCGGTCGCAGCGGCGGTCTACCACGACGACATGTTCGTCGACCGCGACCACGCGCTGGAGTCGGCGGAGCGGGTGCGCGGCGCCCGCGTGTGGGTGACCAACGAGTACGAGCACGACGGGCTCAAGGCCGGCAGTGCGGTGCTGGATCGCCTGCTGGCCATGAACCGGGGCGAGGCCTGA